Genomic DNA from Veillonella criceti:
GAGAAGCCGCACTTTGTTTATCACGAAGTATTTTTTATGGCCAGGAACAAATTAAAGCGGGGATGCGGGCTAATGATTTAGAACAGGCTATGAAAGAAATAATTGCTAAAGAGCCATTAGCTAGAATTGAGTATGTGAAGGTAGTAGATGCTCTTACAATGAATGATATAGAAATCATTGATCGGCCTGTATTAATCGCTGTGGCGGTGTATATTGGCAAAACCCGCTTGATAGATAATTTTAGTTTTGATCCTAAGATAAATACTACACCATCTAAAAATAAATAGGCCGAGGCCAGAGGAGGAAGCTTATGAATACATTTGTAGCTATCTTGCAACGCATTACGGGGATGATTATTAAGTATATTGGTGTCATTATTATTGCGTTTACGATTTGGGCCTGTTGGACTCCTAATGTTTTTAGTTGGACTGTTAGTTATACGTCTATTTTTCTAGGTGTTGCTATGTTTGGGATGGGGCTTTCTATTAAGGCACAAGATTTCAAAATTGTATGGGCTAATCCTAAGGAAATTTTGTTAGGTGGCGTCTTATTGCAATATACTATTATGCCTATTACAGCCTATATACTTTGTCAGGCTTTGCAATTGCCGACAGATATTGCAATTGGTGTTATCTTAGTAGGGTGTTGTCCAGGGGGCACAGCGAGTAATGTAATTACGTATATTGCTAAAGGTGATGTTGCGTTATCCGTGGGGATGACGATTGCCTCTACGTTGCTAGCGCCTTTGATTACCCCATTTCTTATTTTTTCATTAGGGGGTACTTGGGTAGATGTATCCTTTTTAGCCCTGGTCATGTCTGTTATTAAGGTGGTATTAATACCTGTCCTAGTAGGTATTGTGATTCATCATTTCTTTGGTAAAAAATTAGAGGCCTTATTGGCTTGTATGCCTTTAGTTTCATCCATAGCCATTGTTATGATTATTGCCGGTATTATATCTGTGAATGTTAGTAAAATTTTTACGGCTGGGATATTAGTGTTAGCCGTTGTTATGCTACATAATTTGATTGGTATGGGATTGGGACTTATAGCGTCA
This window encodes:
- a CDS encoding bile acid:sodium symporter family protein, which produces MNTFVAILQRITGMIIKYIGVIIIAFTIWACWTPNVFSWTVSYTSIFLGVAMFGMGLSIKAQDFKIVWANPKEILLGGVLLQYTIMPITAYILCQALQLPTDIAIGVILVGCCPGGTASNVITYIAKGDVALSVGMTIASTLLAPLITPFLIFSLGGTWVDVSFLALVMSVIKVVLIPVLVGIVIHHFFGKKLEALLACMPLVSSIAIVMIIAGIISVNVSKIFTAGILVLAVVMLHNLIGMGLGLIASKILRTTYPKATAIAIEVGMQNSGLAVSLATLHFAMNPLATLPGAIFSVWHNISGAIFASIRQRHKGDEVAMPTDFVGESE